CGTGTCCATCGTTTACAGCCAGGACTACCGGGGTATCTAATCCCGTTCGCTCCCCTGGCTTTCGCTTCTCAACGTCAGGGATCAGCCAGGAAGCCGCCTTCGCCCCTGGTGTTCCTCCTGATATCTACGCATTTCACCGCTACACCAGGAATTCCGCTTTCCTCTCTCGCACTCAAGATAGCCAGTATCAAACCCACTTTAACAGTTAAGCTGTTAACTTTCAGATTCGACTTAACCATCCGCCTACGCGCCCTTTACGCCCAGTGATTCCGGATAACGCTTGCTCCCCCCGTATTACCGCGGCTGCTGGCACGGAGTTAGCCGGAGCTTTCTTGAAGGGTACAGTCACGGACAGAGCAGTTACTCACTGTCCCGTTCTTCCCCAACGACAGGTCTTTACACTCCTAAAAGCTTCATCGACCACGCGGCGTTGCTGCGTCAGGGTTTCCCCCATTGCGCAAAATTCCCCACTGCTGCCTCCCGTAGGAGTCTGGGCCGTATCTCAGTCCCAATGTGGCTGATCATCCTCTCAGACCAGCTACTGATCGTCGCCTTGGTGAGCCGTTACCCCACCAACTAACTAATCAGACGCAGACCTATCCAAAGGTGGGAGCCGAAACCCCCTTTCACAATCAGCCTTATGACTGATTGCCATATCCGGTATTAGTCCCGATTTCTCGAAGTTATCCCAGTCCTTTGGGCAAGTTATCTACGCGTTACTCACCCGTTCGCCAGTTTACTTATCTACCGAAGCAGACTTTCTCCTTGACTTGCATGTGTTAGGCACGCCGCCAGCGTTTATCCTGAGCCAGGATCAAACTCTCCATTATATTATTATTAGTATTATTATTCCTGTCTCAACAAATCATCTGTCGAGCTAAAACTCATATTCTCTTCTTCTGCATACACCCTGTTTTTCAAAGATCGTTTCTTACTGCCTTTTTTGGGACAGCCTTAAATATTACCCGGATCTGCAATTAAAGTCAAGCGAATTTTATCTTTTTTTCGCTTCCACCGGCACAATTTTTTACCCATCCGCACCGGCCCGCACTCTCTCACAAATCCCTTATCAAAAAGCCTGAAATAATACCCTATTCACAAGACAATGTCAAAACATTTTTGCGGATTTTTAAGAAAAATTTGAGGGGGAGATTGGATGATATTTCACCCCTCGTTCCTTCACTCTATCTCCCCTTCTCCTCGGACTGAAATCCTGGGCCACTGTCGCCCCCTCTCCCCCTGCATCACTGCACACTCTGCATCAGGCGACCAGAACTCGTTCTGCCCAACTCAAAACTCAAACCAGCAAATTTTCTTCACTCTACTTATTTATTGTATACTATATTAATGCGCATTTCCAGTCTCCACTTTTTTCCCTTAAATATCCTCCGCAAAATTTCTTATATTAAAAGTCTGAATAACGGAGGTACATACATGGCAAGACTTACTGTCAACGATGTCAATTTCAAGGACCAGAAGGTGCTGGTCCGTGTTGACTTTAATGTCCCGGTGAATGATGCCGGTGAAATTACCAATGATTACCGAATCGTATCATCCCTGCCTACCATTCAAAAAATTCTGAATGACGGGGGATCTGTAATTTGCATGAGCCATCTTGGCAGACCCAAAGGAGAATTCGATCCGGCTTTTTCCCTGAAACCGGTGCAAAAACGCTTATCCGAATTGCTGGGCCGGGAAGTCAAATTCGCTGAGGATTGTGTCGGCGAAAATGCGTCAAAGCTGGCCGCCTTTCAGAAACCGGGTGATGTTCTCCTCCTGGAAAATCTTCGTTTCCATAAAGAAGAAAAGAAAAATGATTCTGATTTTGCAAAAAAACTGGCTTCCTATGCCGATATGTATGTCAATGATGCCTTCGGAACCTCCCACAGAGCCCACGCCTCTACGGTGGGTGTGACCGAGTATTTCCCGAAGGTCATCTGCGGACTTCTCCTGGAAAAGGAACTGGTCTATCTGAAAGATAAAGTGGAAAATCCAACACGCCCCTATACAGCTATTCTGGGCGGGGCCAAAATCAGCGGAAAAATCGATACCATACAGCATTTGCTGAAAAAGGTAGATAACCTTTTGGTCGGTGGGGGAATGATCTTCACCTTTTATAAAGCCATGGGCTACGAAATCGGAAATTCCCTGGTCGAAGAAGATAAAATTGATCTGGCAAAGGAGATTCTTGAAGCGGTCAAATCCTCAGGGGTCAATTTCCGCCTTCCTGTAGATGTTGTGGCAGCCGATGCGTTTGAAAATGATGCACCTGCCGTCACCGTCCCCGCAGATAAAATTCCGGCCGGAAAACTCGGATTGGATATCGGCCCCGAAACAGTTAAAGTTTTTTCAGATATCATTCAAAAGAGCAAAACCGTCCTTTGGAACGGTCCTATGGGTGTTTTTGAAATGCCGAACTTTGCCAAAGGGACAGAAGCTATAGCCAAAGCCCTGGCAGAGGCCAC
Above is a genomic segment from Candidatus Neomarinimicrobiota bacterium containing:
- a CDS encoding phosphoglycerate kinase, with translation MARLTVNDVNFKDQKVLVRVDFNVPVNDAGEITNDYRIVSSLPTIQKILNDGGSVICMSHLGRPKGEFDPAFSLKPVQKRLSELLGREVKFAEDCVGENASKLAAFQKPGDVLLLENLRFHKEEKKNDSDFAKKLASYADMYVNDAFGTSHRAHASTVGVTEYFPKVICGLLLEKELVYLKDKVENPTRPYTAILGGAKISGKIDTIQHLLKKVDNLLVGGGMIFTFYKAMGYEIGNSLVEEDKIDLAKEILEAVKSSGVNFRLPVDVVAADAFENDAPAVTVPADKIPAGKLGLDIGPETVKVFSDIIQKSKTVLWNGPMGVFEMPNFAKGTEAIAKALAEATEKGTISLVGGGDSVAAVNKLGYSDKISHVSTGGGASLELISGLELPAVAKISEKE